In Bacteroidota bacterium, the DNA window CATGATTCATGGGAATAAGATGTATATGTACATGCGGCACTTCCAGCCCAATAATTGAAAGACCCACTTTCTTGCATGGAACAGCTTTTTTGAGTGCAACAGCAACTTTTTTGGCAAATGAATGAAGAGCACTCATCTGCTGTTCATTCAAATCAAAATAATAATCTATTTCTTGTTTTGGGATAACTAAAATATGCCCCTTTGTAATGGGCATAATATCCAAAAATGCCAAATGGTTATTGTCTTCGGCAATCTTGTAACAGGAGATCTCGCCTCTGATTATTTTTGAAAAAATACTATCGGGATTTGCCATATCTTTATCTTTCGATATTCATGATTTCTAATTTGATCAAACCGGCAGGCACTTGTATTTCTACAATTTCACCTTTGGATTTTCCAATCAATCCGGCTCCAATAGCTGATTTAGAAGAAATTTTTCCTTCTTTTAAATTTGCCTCAGTTTCAGAAACAATGGTATAAGTCATTTCCTTGTTTATTTTTAAGTTCTTGACTGTAACTTTGCTCAACAATGAAATCTTAGATATATCTAATTTTGACTCATCAATGATTCTGCTGTGTGCCAGAATGTTTTCAAGTTTGGCAATTTTGGCTTCCAACAAACCTTGTGCATCTTTTGCTGCATCATATTCGGCATTTTCGGATAAATCACCTTTGTCTCTTGCCTCGGCAATTTGTTTGCTGATATTGGGTCTTTCAACCTTTTTTAAGTTTTCCAATTCATTACGAAGAGAATCCATCCCTTCCTTGGTAACATAATTCAATTCTGTATTCATGATTTTTTTTATACCTCTTTAAAAAAAATGTTGCACTTGCCAAAGGCAAGTGCAACATTCAAATTTACTTATTTATTACTTATTATTTGTGTCCTTTGCTGTCTATATTAATTCTCAATCCAAAAGAATGTGTTCCGCTAAATGGGTTTGTTGAACGATAAGAATAGTCAACTCCAAGCGTAGATTTATTATCAGAACCTTTTGAGCCAAGCGGTATTTCAACAGTGGCACCGGCACAAAAACCGGTCAATGCATCATTTCTTGTTTCATAGTTAAAACCACCTTGTTGGAAATTATAACCGGTTCTTATCATAAAAATCTCTTTATAAGCCCATTCTAAACCAACTGTAGTAATGTTTGGCGAGAATGCATTAAAATTATAATTAGCTGCTAATGTTAATCTGTTAAAGTACACATCTGCATCTTTGTCTAATTTAAAATCGTAGCTTCCACCAATATTAATTAACGAAGGTAATTGCACTTGATTGGCTCTGGAAAACATTGAGCTTTCGTAGCCTGCTCCCTGAATAGTTGATTTTTTGGTAAGACCATCGCCTGAAGGAGTCATATTAGGTCCAATATTTCTAAGCGAAATCCCAAATTTTAAATCATCCTTTTTAACTTTGCTGTCAGGGTTAGATGATGCTGCATATTGTACACCGGCATCAAAGCATACACCTACCATTCTTACATCAGGGATTTGTTCTTGTACAATTCGGGTAACAATACCACCGGAAATTGATTTTGTAAATTTCTTTGCATAACCAAATCCCAGATTCATAAAGGAAGGTCTATAAGTACCTAATCCACCGTCAGGTTGTTGCACAGTTGTGATATTAATATTGCCGATTTCATAGGACATCAAACTAATACCAATTACATCGGAGCCGCTTTTTCCTATATTTTGTGTAAAAGCCACATTGTTAATACTAATACCGGTCCCGACAAGCCAAGCAGTGCGGGCAAAAATCAATTCGGTTTGAGGTGTTTTTGCTAATCCGGCAGGATTGAAATAGAAAGCCTCAGCTCCCCTAATTCCACCAACATTGGCATTTCCCCACCCTGAACTTCTTGCCCAACCATTAATTGTTAGTTGCGGTGCACCTGCTGAACCGAAACGTGCTTCGTCAGAAGCGTTGCTTGTTGCTGTTAGCAATATTCCGGTACCCGCAAGTATAAGTCCTTTAACAAAATTCTTCATTTCAAGTTTTATCATTGTAAAAATTTATTAGCTTTACCAATATTAATATGAATCTAAATCTATAGTTCTCATTACACCATACCATTTAAGTATCTTTTCTCCTAAATCTTTCCCATCAACATGAATGATATATAATCCGGTTGCGATAGGCACTCCTTTATTATTTTTCAAATCCCAGTCGAGCCATGTCACCTCATCGTCTTTTTTAATTCTTCTCACCAAAGTTCCGCTGAGTGTGTATATAGAAACAGTACATGTCTTAGGAAGATTAGTAATCTTAACCCTACTGTCAACAGGGCTTGTTTCGTATTCTGAATAAGCATAGTAAGGGTTGGGAACTATGTTAACCAAATCCATTGAATTAATTTTCTTTCCTGCGTTGGTTTCAGGTGCAATATCCTTAGTATTAAAGGTATATACAGGAGGAACATTATTCAAATTAGTAGTATAGGGTTTTCTAACTCGTATTTTAATGGTTACTTCTGTAGGAGGAACCCCATTTTCAAACTCAAATCCGGGATTTACCATAGTCGGTATCACCCACATTACTTGTGATAACACACCACGTTTATTTGCTTCAAGCGGAATGGAGCCTTCATTATTTACTTTCAAGATATTTTTATAGAATTGACCTTCATCATAAATTGGACCTTTAAAGTTTCTAAGTGCTTTTCCGGGGTAGCTACCCATGATGTAAACATAGTGTTTTCCACCGGATACAGGGTTGTTGCCATTATCACCATCAAAAAAGTTAGGAGTAGGATTCCAAATCATATCTCTTCCTCTTTGACCCACCAGATAGGAGTCTTCACCAAATGCTAGATTTAATCTTTCTCCTGTTTCAACATTAATGGCATAACCGGGGAAGTAAGAAGTTCCGGTATCTCCGGGTACAGTTTTCAAGTTTTTATCTCGAGAAGTACCCCATCTTAAGTTAAACTTAGACATTCTACCTTCGTTTAAATCTTTATTCTCACCCATTTCAAATACCACACATTTTGTCCATTTGGATCTGTCAGGCGTAATCACAAGGTTCACACTGGCAAGTTCTTCCATCGGATTATCTGCAGTTTGGCTGGCACCCCAAGCCATTCCAAAAACTCCATCTGCTCTTGAACATAGGGCATAGGGAGCAATTCTTCCATTCCAAATCTTTTCATAGACTTCATTAGGGTCCATTAACTCACCTTTAACACGGTTTGCATCGGTTACACCGCTGGCAGGGTTGCTGGTAACACCACCTGAACGTATCCAGTTAAAATATGGATTTCCATTCATGTCGGGTACAGCAGTCAACCATTGTTTGCTCAAATCAGCAAACTCAACTTCGTAGCTTAAGAAACCATTACTTGGGTCTTCTTTGGGGCTATAACCGGGCACTTTTACTTGTTCTATGGTAATCGAAAGTCCCCAATCAGCCAAAGTAGGTCTGTTAACCAATTGTTTTTTGTCGGACGTTACACCTTGAACGGTTTCAAAAGGTATTGCCAACGTGGTGTCAGAGAAAACAGTATCTCCGGTAGTTTTATTAACTAAAAACCAATAGCTGCTACTGTCAATATTATCTTTATATCTAATATCGGTCATAGAAGGGTATTGTCCATTTTGGCTTCCTTTTAGCGGTTTAGTGGGGTCTTCTATGAAAACCAATTCAAACTCAGCATCAGGAACTTTAAACGGATCTACAACTTTAATCTTAACAGGTCCTGCACCGTTTAGATAGGTAACTTCTTGCACTGAATTATAAGCCAATATTCGGTCGATGGTTTCTTTAGTAAATTCCAATACATTACCACCGTTTCCTCTACCTTCAATTCGAGTAATCTTTGGACCGGAGCCGTATTTGGAGTTCAATACAGTTCCTTCATTTTCGGGTTCAGATTTATGAGGAACTCCATCAATTCTTCGTATTGTTCTACCCGCTAAAAATTGCAAGGGTTCTAATTTTAATGTATCATTAGCAGGGTATGCATAAGCATAGATCATATAATAGTACTTTTTAAAGTTAACTAAGGTTTTATTAGATGTCGTAGCAAATGCATCTTCAGTAAGGTTAAAAGTTCCAACAAGTCCCTTATCTGCTCCATCCACTTTCAGCACGGGTATATCTTGTTGTACAATAGGGTCAAACTCCATATTAATCATTTGTCCTATTCCGTCTTTGATATCGCATTGGTAAACAATACGGGCTTTATCAATATTTTTAATATCACCTGTACTTACGGTTCCGTCTTTTAATTGATAAACAATATATCCTTGGAATCTATATTCAATAGAATCTCCGTTTTCATTGAGTACAATTTCACTATAATCTCTTGTTTTTTGGGTGTTCAGAAACTTAAATACCAGTTCATTTTCTAATTCTTGAATTTCAATTTCAGGTGCATCAGGACCTTGTGTCAACAAGAAATTATTATTAAACAATCTTTGTGCACCATCGGAGGCTCTTTGTAATAATCCGAGTGAACCTGTAGCACCACCACTGTTAGTACGTGCCCATACCACACCAACAGTAACATAGTTTACGGCTCCGGGATATAATGTAAAGGGACCTGAAGATTGCAAATATCTTCTGTCACCGGGAGGATTTCCAACTGAATGTTCACTCCAAACTTGTCCAGGAAAGTTAGGGTCTGTATCACCTGGGTACATATAAGTTGTCTCTTGTGACCCTCCAATTCCATTACCACCAAAGGTCATTTTGTTACCATTTTTCCACAATGCCCTTAAGTAGTTATAATAATGTATAGCTTGTTCTGGATTACCATTTACGGGGTTAAAGTCGTTGTTATAATACACGAATGCATATAAGCCTAATTGATTGCCTGCAGAGTCTCTTGGACCTTCAAAGAAATCGGTACCTATAGATGGAGGATTTAAACCATAACCCAAAACACCTTCATCAAAATCATCACCATTATAGCAATATCCTAAATCTCTTGGAACATCGCATCCTACATAGTCATCAAACGCGAATCCAAGGTCGGCATCCACCCACTGTCCGAAATAAGTATTATCTAAGGGCTCATTACCTCTGTTAATGATTTCAGAGCGGTAGAATGTCATATTGTTAACTTCATCATTGGTTGCGAAGGCAAATGCAGTTGTTCTGATTTCAATACCAATAGGCAATCCTCCGGTTTCCGTGTGCACGTTTCCTCTATCGTTATAAACAAACCACAGCATCATATCCGGTTGGTCTTGAGGTCTGTTCAAAGCTGCCGGTCTCAAGGGATTTAAAACGGGATATTCGCCATTGAAAGGCTCATACACTCCGGGTGCTCCAAATCCGGGTCTTTCAAAATAAGGTGCCAAATAATCGGGTTCACCGGGGTTATATTTCTGAGGTCTGTTAGAACCAGATGGCCATTCCAACAAATTAGGGCTTACATCACTCCAGCCTGATTCTTCAGCTTGGATTAATTCGTTACGAGTAACTTTCCAAACTTTATCATAAGCCAAACATTGGTCAGCTGATGTAGATGCGAGGGCGGTATCAAGCGGCCCTGGCCAAAAGTCAGAGCCATTTTGACGATATGTCATTGCGGCAACCCTCAGGTTCCCATCACCTCGTCCAATTCCTCCAATCCACAATGCACCGGCAAAAAGTGAATGTCTTCTTACTGAGTTTGCATCGGTTACTTTAGGAATCTCATATTTTGGCAAACTTAAATCCCACCACATGTCACCACCATTTAAGATTTTGGTTCTTACGTTATTGATATCCAAGTCAGCACTTTGACTAGATGCTTTACAATCATTGGCAAAACGTCTGAAGTTGTTGCTTGGCAAGTCATTCGGGTTGGTTTGTTTTCTTTGTGGATTTTTTGAAAATCCTTGTATTTCTCTTGCCGACAAGTCATTCAAGGAGATTGTCGATACAAGAGCTAAGCAGAAAAGAATTTTAGTTGATACTTTCATGTCTCTTTACGTTTTAAATGGTTAATAAATTAGAAATTAAATCTTACGCCAAGTCTTGAAAAACGTGGTGCAAGGAAATTACCGGGGTTAGTTGTTAATATGCGATACAAATCATAATAAGATTGAGCACTCAATTGTTCTGAAACAGCCTGTTGACCACGAGGAGAGTTCAAAAATCCGTCATCAACCGGTGAGCCTGTGTAGGGATATACCCCTGATATTCTTTCAAAATTAAATACATTGGTTATCCAAAGGAAAGCAGTTGCAGTAATAGGTTTTCTTTCTTTTCCTTCGCGGGTTTTGCCACGGTTGATAAGGAAGTTCTTTTGGATATTTAAATCCGCATTAAATTGCCATGGTAAGCGAGCACCAAATGGTGTTCCTTTGATATTAGCCCTGTCGGCTGAACCAATTTGAGTAGGAACATTAGTTTGAGTATAGGGCAAGCCGGAATTAGCAGTAATCACAAAGTTTGCGTTTACATCTCTGAACACTTTCTCTCCCCAATTGCCCCAAGTAGGTCCTTGATAAGTGTATTTACCTTGGTTTCTTCCAAAATTATAATTGAAAATAACTCTTATCTGGTGGCGAATGTCCAAATCTCCTAAAGGAAATAAAGTTCTCAAATTAGGTTGTCCTGATGCAATCAAAGCACTGGCAGCATTGGGATTTGAACCGGTTCCGTCAGCAAACTGTAAGTTGTAGTTAGCTCTGAATGAAAGGTGTTCTCCTTCTAACTGATATTCAGTTGTAAAACCTTTGACTGTACTAAAGTCAATATTTTGATAACTTATATAGTTTACCGGATATGCTTGGTTATATTGGTATAACTGAATGTCATTTTTAATTTCTGCATAATAAGAGCCCAATTCAATAGAAGAATTATCACCAATCATTTGTTTAAATCCAATCTGATATTCAGTTTTGATACGTGGCTTCAGATTAGGATTTGCCATAGCACCTGTATTACGAGTGTCCATAAAATAGTAGTTATCTATGGTTGAAAAAGAATAGGTTGAAATTGGCTTTTGAGCTAATACATCAAAACTTGCATAAAAGTTTGCATCTTCTTTGATAGGGAATGAGAAGAGAATACGAGGCAATACATTTATTTTGGGTATAAAATCTCTAAAAGAATTACCGGTCAATTTTTGATTGGCAGGATCTACAAGATAAGGTGCTATTCGACCGGAGTTAGTTTGGTTGGCAATAATCTCAGGATTATTAACTTCATTTCCAGAAGCATCATACCATTGGTCTCCATCTCTGTAACCTAAGATTCGGGTAGGGTTCTTCACATCATTAACATAAACTTTATAGTCCTGACCCATATTAGACGGATGGTTTACATCAATTCCATTTAATTTACCTACTTCTCCAACTGTTTTAATCGGGAAAAGTGAATATGGGTCTTTTAGCACTAATTCATTAGCATCATATCTCTCCATCCTTAATCCCAGACGGAAAATAATATCTTTATATGCAAATTTATCTTGAATCCAAGCTGCTGAATAAACTGGTTGGAAAGCACCTATAAGCCTTTTAGCAGGGTCATTGGTAAAGGCTTCAACGCTGGGTTTACCTCTCACTATATTACCTAAATGGTCATATCCATAGTAACTAACATAACTGCTTCCATTATTTAGAAGGTCATTAGCGCTGAATAGACTTAAATCAAAATCATCGGGAGTAAAGGAGTTGATTTCAATGAAGCTTCGTTCATTGTAAAAATTACCATTCACATCTCTGATTCCTTCTTTAATAACTTTGTTACGGAAGTTTTTATCAAAATTGGTTTGTTGCTCTGTATTAATAAATCTTTGATATTTAACAGTATCGGTAAATACACCATTTTGATCATAAGTGAGGAAAGGATGTTCTTTATCAAGTTCTTTGAGGTGAGTGTTCATTAATTGAGGCATCAGCATCCACAAACCGGCTGCACCCAATCCATAACCTCTGTTCACCGTCTTTTCATACATAAAACCGAACTGTAGGTCATGAGGGGGTTTGATATTGCCTGATTCAGATTTTTTGTTGTTTTTAATCTGGGTTTCAAACATGGCAAATGCGGTATATCTTTCAGCCTGTCCTTTGCTCCAGTTTGCTGTAATAAATCCGGGGGTGGACCAGATTGAATATACGTTTGGAGGATTGTAGCCATTAATCAAACCTTGGCCCTGTATTACTTGTAGTTCGTTTGAGATGTTTCCACCTCTTTCATCATAGTAATTATAAAGATTAGTAGTATAATTAGCTCTAAGCGGGTTCATGTTTTTGCCTCTGTCACCGGGAATAAATTGGTCGGCTCTGATAAATTTATAGGCAGTATCCATAAATCCGATTTGCTCATAATAGTTGCTTATATATACTGTATCTCCGTTTTGATTCACATACATTTTAGGGCTAGTGCCTGACGGGTCTGGTCTATATGTATAGTTTGGAGTTTGGTAACGTTCAAACTTCCCGATATAACCATAGTCAAAAATTCTATCTCCATGAACAGGGTCATAGGCTCTGCTGAATGTATTTTGGTAATCAACTCTGATGGTATAATAGGTGTTATTAAAAGTTACCTTTCCGGCATTTGCTCTTGCTGTATCAGAAGGAATCCTATGTGTAAATCTCAAATAAGAGCGAACTGTAATATTATTACTAATTGCATTGAGTTTGTAGTTCATAATATTATTACTTACAGCAGGTCCACCGGCATATTGTAAACTTGTAAAGAAACTCAAGTCCATATTTCTATTTGGGCTATAATCAATTTTACCTTGAAAGTTGCCCTCTGCAGAATGACTGTTGGGTCTAACTCTTACATTCTCCATATCGTTCATGGTCAAAAAGTTACCTGCATGTACTAATCCACCGTCAACATTAGTTACCAATGGATGTTGTTCAATCTCGGACAATTTGGCGTCATTCACTTTATACACTCCTATATAGGAAGGGCTGGGGTCTCTGGTATAGGTTAAATTACCGGCAACCATATAACCCAATACCACTCTCTCTTTGGCTCCTTGACCTTTGTTCTTAATATAAAGAGGTCCTTGGGCAAATCCTTCCATTTGATTCCAATCAAAACGGTTGGCTCTTTTGAAACGGTTATCGTTGTCAAATTTACCTTTTGTAAATTTAACAAACTCGGTGGGTGTAGAACTGGTGATTTCGAATGAGCCTTGATGGAATCTGGAAGCACCTTTGGTAGTAATAGAAATAGCTCCTCCGGTAAAGTCTCCGAACTGAGCAGGAATACCATTTTGGTAGATAGTGATTTGACTTTGTGCAGCTTGAGTTTGTCCAAAAGCACCGATAGCTCTCACACCATCAATAAAATAAGCTGTTCCATCAGTACGAGAACCTCTAAAACTAACGCCACTTCTTGTTACGTTCACACCGGCAGTTAAACCTGCAATAGATGCAACACTTCGGGTTGGCAACACTTTAATATCTTTATCAGTAAAGGTTTTTTTCTGGTCGTCTGTCTCGATCAGTTTTTTGCCTTTGAGTCCTGAAACACTAGCAGCTCCAAGCACTTTTCCACCATCAGAAGCACCCCCGACTTTGCTCATTTTTATATCCCTGAAGATATAAGAGTCAGATGTGATAGTAACTGACACAACAGCTGTGTCATAACCAATGTAAGTTACAATTACATCATAATTGCCGGGATTCAAGGCAGCAAAGGTGAAATTTCCATCCATGTCCGAATATGAACCATCTACAAAGATTCCATTTTGTTCAAGTCGCACGGTTGCATAATCAAGAATTTTTCCTGTTAACGCATCTTTAACCGTTCCACGCAACTGACCATAGTTTGTTTGGGCTTGTGCAAATCCTGCTAAAACCATCAACAATAGCAATAATGATGTTCGTAAGTTAGTATAAATCAGTCTCATAAGTATATTTTTTCTGTTATATAAACTAAATATTTTTTGTTTTTAGGGGCGCCTATTTAGGCGGTGCAATTTCTGTTTTTATTTGATAAACCACAAATCAAAATAGAATTTTTCTTTTTCTAGCATCTAAAAGCTAAGCAACTGTTCAAGTTTTGCTATAATTACTTCTGCAATTTTTCGATAGGATTCTTTTGTCCAACCTGCAATGTGCGGGGTTATGACAACATTTGGCATGGACATCAGCATACCATAAGTCTGCTTTTCTTCTTCATTCCAATTGGCAGGTTTTTCGTTTTCCAACACATCTGCACCAAAAGCCGCCATTTGACCTGTTTGTAATAATGTCAAAACATCGGCAGCTACCACAATTTTACCTCTTGACGCATTGATTAATCCGATTGGTTTTTTGAATTTTTGTAGAAAATCTGCATTCACCATGCTCCGAGTTTCTTCAGTCAATGGAATGTGTAATGAAACCCAATCTGCTTCCTCAAAGATTCTGTCAAGTGTTGCAGCTATCGCAAAAGGTGAATCAACGGGTTTATATTTGTCATAAGCCAATACTTGCATGTCAAAACCCGAAATTCTTTTTGCCAAAGTGGAACCAATATTTCCAAAGCCTATGATGCCCAATACCTTTCCTTCCAATTCAACACCTCTGTTTGCTTCTCTGTTCCAGCGTCTTTTTTGAACACTTTGATATGCATGACTAATATTATCAGCCAAGTTGAGCATGAGTCCTATGGTGTGTTCTGCTACAGCATTGCGATTTCCTTCGGGGGCATTGATTATTTGTATATTTCTCAGCTTAGTTTCTTGTTCATCAATGCTGTCAATGCCTGAGCCGCCTTTTGCAATCCATTTCAGTTGTTTAGCCTTTTCAAAGAACGCCTTGTCGCACTCTATCTTACTCCTCACAATCAATCCCGAGTATTGAGCGATTTTTGCTAAAATCTCCTTTTTTTCTATTTCGGGTTGATAATCAAAATGAATTCCCAATCTATATAAACCTTCTAATAATGAAGGATGGAAATCATCGACTATCAGAACTGATTGATTTTCTTTTCTCTCATTTCTCATCACAAAATTATATTACACCGGTGCAATATTAAAATGAAAATTGATGAGTGGCTGAATCTATTTAACAAGAGGTGAATATCAGACTTTTTGTCGTTTCCATAGATTGTGTTCGGTCAACTTCACTTTTTTGCCGAAAAAACGATTAGCTGCTTGTTCAAATGCAGGTGTATAGTCAGAGATATAGAATTGGTGTGCCAAAGGTTTGTGCTGATTATTCTCTAAGTGAAGTTTGTTAATTACTTCTTTGACCTTAGTTGCTACAACATGGGCACTATTGACGATTGTGGTTTGTTTTCCAACAAGTTCTATGATTTGCTTCTCAATCAAGGGATAGTGAGTGCAAGCGAGAACAAGGGATTGAATGCCTTTGAGTCGTGAGTTTTCTAAATAGGCATTGATTACAGCTTTGCTGATATTATTGTTGTAAAAACCTTCTTCTATCATAGGAGCCAGCAGCGGAGTGGCAAGGCTTTGAATAGATTTGGAGGGGGCTGTATTTTTTAAATGTTTAGGAAACACACCGGATTTAATGGTTCGTTTGGTGCCTATAAGTCCAATTTTTTTGTGTTTTTGTTTTGCGATATGCTGAACGACCGGTTCTATAACATTGATAACCGGTATTTCCTTCGGCATCCATTTTTGAAAAGAGTTGCCAATACTTGCAGATGCGGAGTTACAAGCAATCACAATCAGTTTGCAATTTTGATTGACCAAGAATTGCATGATTTCACGAGAATATTCTCTGATTGCTTTAGCTGACTTATCTCCATAGGGCAAGTGAGCTGTATCTCCAAAATAAATCAGTTGTTCGTTTGGCAAGAGTGCAGATATAGCATTGGCGACCGTTAAGCCGCCAATACCTGAGTCAAATATACCAATCGGACGTGATTTCAAAATGTTCTAATTTCCTAATGGATTTTTTGGAATAGGCGGAGTGTCAATATCGTTTGCTCCTTCTTTTCTTTTTTTCTCGGATTCTTCTTTTGTCATTAGTTTGAGTTTGGCTCTCACTAAGTTTTCAATATCATCTGCATCGCGTTTGAAGTGCAACACAGAAGCATCAATTACCATGGAAAAACCTTTGTCTTTTGCAACGGCATCTATGGCATCATCAACCTTTTTTCTTAATGGAAGTAAGAGTTCTTCTTGTTTATTAGCTAATTTTTCTTCATTTTCCTTTTGTTGAAATTGATAAATCTGTTGAAGTTGGTCTAGTGCATATTGTTCCAATTCAATCAATCGTTTATTTTGGTTGCCCGCTTCTATTTTCTTGTTCAACTCTGTTTGTTTGGCAATATAGTCATCTTCTATTTTTTTCAAATCTTCTTGTAACTTGAGATAGAAGGACATTAAACTGTCGTTCATTGTTTTGTATTCGGGCAAATCCAAAACTACATTGCTATAGTTCAGATAACCAATCTTCATTGTTTGTGCTTTTACTCCATAAAACGAAGCCATCATTAACACAAAAACCATCGCTCTTTTCAAAATTCTACTTGTCATATTATGTTCTGTTATATAAATATTTTTATTCTTAATTTGTTGTTACACCCAGTAATTCCAATACGTTATCACTCAAGTCATATTTGGGGTCAGTAATTAAAACCACCATATTGCCGGCTATATCAAACACGAAATCATAAGCTCCATCTTTTGCCACACTTTGAATAGCTTTAAACACTTTGTCTTGTATGGGCTTGATCAACTCTTGACGTTTTTTGAACAATTCTCCTTCCGGACCAAACTTTTCATTCTCAAATCGCTTAGCCTCTGTCTCCATGTTCACAATTGTTTGCTCTCTTTCTTTTCTTTGGTCTTTTGTCAATAAGGGTTCTTCTGCCTTGAACTCTTTAAACTTGGCATCCAAATCAGCATACTTCTTGTCCACTTGTGTCTGCCAGTCTTTGGATAGTTCATCCAACTGTTTTTGTGCTGAACGGTATTCGGGCATTTTACCTAAAATATATTCGGTATCTACATAGCCGAATTTTTGTTTTTGAGAAAATGCTGTGCCGGCAAATAAGACTGCAAAAGCAATTAAAAATAGTTTTTTCATGATTTTCATTGTGGTTGAGTTATTTATAGTTTGTATTTCAAATCACATACCAATTTTAAAGGGCGGGCAAATTTATTCTTTTTTTTGGGGGGTACAAACACTCTCTTACAAATAGCCTTTGACCTTGTAAATCATTGTACCAAGCCATTCTTTGCTCAACAATTCCCATTTCTGAAAACTGCGGGCATTGGGTAAAATAAACGATTCCAAGCTGTATTTGCGAATAGGTTCAAACAAAAAATGTGTCGGAAAAGGCTGAGGTGCATAACCCGCTTTGCTGAATACTTTCATTGCTCGATTCATGTGAAAGGCGGATGTAACCAACAGAATACGCGGATTGTCCAAACCTATCAACTCTTTGGTAAATTGAGCATTCTCAAATGTATTCCGAGATTGCGATTCTATCAAAAGGCTATCTGTCCTAAAATGTCCTTCCTTCAGGTATTCTTCAACAAGTTTAGCTTCTTTTTGATTAGGATATAGTAAGCTGCCGCTTCCTCCCGAAATTACAAGTGTCCCTATTTGATGTGATTGATACAGTTTCAATACCTGAAACAGCCTATCTGCAGATTCAGCAAATTCAACCCTGTTCAAATCATTGTCCTCGGAACAAAAACCACCCAATAAAACCGCAGTATCGGGATAGGTATGAGAGTTTTTGGCTGCATTACGCCATTTCTTTTCTTGCAAAATACCTACCTCGTTGACCAAAACACTGTTTCCAAATAGGAACACCAATACCAGAGAGATTAATATCAATCGTTTGCGCTTAATTATATTTTTGGTGGACAAACTCCAAAGCAGCAAAATCATTACCCAGAAAAAAGGGTTTAACAAAAAACTAAGTATTTTACTGAATATAAAAAACATAAACCCCTCCTTGAACTTCGCAAAAGTAGAAAAAAGCACTATCCTTCATCTACGTCATTTTTATTAAAATTG includes these proteins:
- a CDS encoding TonB-dependent receptor, whose translation is MRLIYTNLRTSLLLLLMVLAGFAQAQTNYGQLRGTVKDALTGKILDYATVRLEQNGIFVDGSYSDMDGNFTFAALNPGNYDVIVTYIGYDTAVVSVTITSDSYIFRDIKMSKVGGASDGGKVLGAASVSGLKGKKLIETDDQKKTFTDKDIKVLPTRSVASIAGLTAGVNVTRSGVSFRGSRTDGTAYFIDGVRAIGAFGQTQAAQSQITIYQNGIPAQFGDFTGGAISITTKGASRFHQGSFEITSSTPTEFVKFTKGKFDNDNRFKRANRFDWNQMEGFAQGPLYIKNKGQGAKERVVLGYMVAGNLTYTRDPSPSYIGVYKVNDAKLSEIEQHPLVTNVDGGLVHAGNFLTMNDMENVRVRPNSHSAEGNFQGKIDYSPNRNMDLSFFTSLQYAGGPAVSNNIMNYKLNAISNNITVRSYLRFTHRIPSDTARANAGKVTFNNTYYTIRVDYQNTFSRAYDPVHGDRIFDYGYIGKFERYQTPNYTYRPDPSGTSPKMYVNQNGDTVYISNYYEQIGFMDTAYKFIRADQFIPGDRGKNMNPLRANYTTNLYNYYDERGGNISNELQVIQGQGLINGYNPPNVYSIWSTPGFITANWSKGQAERYTAFAMFETQIKNNKKSESGNIKPPHDLQFGFMYEKTVNRGYGLGAAGLWMLMPQLMNTHLKELDKEHPFLTYDQNGVFTDTVKYQRFINTEQQTNFDKNFRNKVIKEGIRDVNGNFYNERSFIEINSFTPDDFDLSLFSANDLLNNGSSYVSYYGYDHLGNIVRGKPSVEAFTNDPAKRLIGAFQPVYSAAWIQDKFAYKDIIFRLGLRMERYDANELVLKDPYSLFPIKTVGEVGKLNGIDVNHPSNMGQDYKVYVNDVKNPTRILGYRDGDQWYDASGNEVNNPEIIANQTNSGRIAPYLVDPANQKLTGNSFRDFIPKINVLPRILFSFPIKEDANFYASFDVLAQKPISTYSFSTIDNYYFMDTRNTGAMANPNLKPRIKTEYQIGFKQMIGDNSSIELGSYYAEIKNDIQLYQYNQAYPVNYISYQNIDFSTVKGFTTEYQLEGEHLSFRANYNLQFADGTGSNPNAASALIASGQPNLRTLFPLGDLDIRHQIRVIFNYNFGRNQGKYTYQGPTWGNWGEKVFRDVNANFVITANSGLPYTQTNVPTQIGSADRANIKGTPFGARLPWQFNADLNIQKNFLINRGKTREGKERKPITATAFLWITNVFNFERISGVYPYTGSPVDDGFLNSPRGQQAVSEQLSAQSYYDLYRILTTNPGNFLAPRFSRLGVRFNF
- a CDS encoding HIT family protein; protein product: MANPDSIFSKIIRGEISCYKIAEDNNHLAFLDIMPITKGHILVIPKQEIDYYFDLNEQQMSALHSFAKKVAVALKKAVPCKKVGLSIIGLEVPHVHIHLIPMNHVADMNFSNPRPKFTAEEFEEVAALIRSFI
- the greA gene encoding transcription elongation factor GreA, with protein sequence MNTELNYVTKEGMDSLRNELENLKKVERPNISKQIAEARDKGDLSENAEYDAAKDAQGLLEAKIAKLENILAHSRIIDESKLDISKISLLSKVTVKNLKINKEMTYTIVSETEANLKEGKISSKSAIGAGLIGKSKGEIVEIQVPAGLIKLEIMNIER
- a CDS encoding PorV/PorQ family protein, which produces MIKLEMKNFVKGLILAGTGILLTATSNASDEARFGSAGAPQLTINGWARSSGWGNANVGGIRGAEAFYFNPAGLAKTPQTELIFARTAWLVGTGISINNVAFTQNIGKSGSDVIGISLMSYEIGNINITTVQQPDGGLGTYRPSFMNLGFGYAKKFTKSISGGIVTRIVQEQIPDVRMVGVCFDAGVQYAASSNPDSKVKKDDLKFGISLRNIGPNMTPSGDGLTKKSTIQGAGYESSMFSRANQVQLPSLINIGGSYDFKLDKDADVYFNRLTLAANYNFNAFSPNITTVGLEWAYKEIFMIRTGYNFQQGGFNYETRNDALTGFCAGATVEIPLGSKGSDNKSTLGVDYSYRSTNPFSGTHSFGLRINIDSKGHK